From Deinococcus planocerae, one genomic window encodes:
- the rpmG gene encoding 50S ribosomal protein L33, whose protein sequence is MAKDGPRIIVKMESTAGTGFYYTTTKNRRNTQAKMELRKYDPVAKKHVVFKEKKV, encoded by the coding sequence ATGGCGAAAGACGGACCGCGCATTATCGTGAAGATGGAAAGCACCGCTGGCACGGGCTTTTACTACACGACCACCAAGAACCGCCGCAACACGCAGGCCAAGATGGAGCTGCGCAAGTATGATCCCGTGGCGAAAAAGCACGTCGTGTTCAAGGAGAAGAAGGTCTGA
- the secE gene encoding preprotein translocase subunit SecE, producing the protein MNLIQYLRDSRAELARVTWPTRQGVIEGTQAVLIFVVALTLIVFAMDYLFGTLVRAVLP; encoded by the coding sequence ATGAACTTGATTCAGTACTTGCGGGACTCGCGCGCGGAACTGGCGCGCGTGACGTGGCCCACGCGGCAGGGGGTCATCGAGGGCACGCAGGCGGTGTTGATCTTCGTGGTCGCCCTGACCTTGATCGTGTTCGCGATGGACTACCTCTTCGGCACGCTCGTGCGGGCGGTCTTGCCGTGA
- the nusG gene encoding transcription termination/antitermination protein NusG has protein sequence MSIEWYAVHTYVGQEDRVEQHLLERARKLGMLHSKIFQVLQPKEKAMELQEGGKKVEVERKLFPGYVFVQMDVEDDDSPGELGESWEVVRGTNGVTGFVGTATRPVPLSPDEVRRLLASVGVAAQPQEEAPRVKVNLKPGDMVRVTGGPFADFTGVISEVNAPQAKVKVLVSIFGRETPVELDFAQVSK, from the coding sequence GTGAGCATCGAGTGGTACGCGGTGCACACCTACGTCGGTCAGGAAGACCGCGTGGAGCAGCACCTGCTGGAGCGCGCCCGGAAGCTCGGGATGCTCCACTCCAAGATTTTCCAGGTGCTCCAGCCCAAGGAAAAGGCGATGGAGTTGCAGGAGGGCGGCAAAAAGGTCGAGGTCGAGCGCAAGCTCTTTCCCGGCTACGTCTTCGTGCAGATGGACGTGGAGGACGACGACTCCCCCGGCGAACTCGGCGAGTCGTGGGAGGTCGTGCGCGGCACGAACGGCGTGACCGGCTTCGTCGGCACGGCGACGCGCCCGGTGCCCCTCTCCCCCGATGAGGTGCGGCGCCTGCTCGCCTCGGTGGGCGTGGCGGCGCAGCCTCAGGAAGAGGCGCCCCGCGTCAAGGTCAACCTCAAGCCGGGCGATATGGTCCGGGTGACGGGCGGACCTTTCGCCGACTTCACCGGCGTGATCAGCGAGGTCAACGCCCCGCAGGCGAAGGTCAAGGTGCTCGTCAGCATCTTTGGCCGCGAGACGCCCGTGGAGCTCGACTTCGCCCAGGTCAGTAAGTAG